The DNA window TATTTCATACATTTTCCTCCTAATAATATTATTTATAATGTTTGAATTTTTCCCGTATAATTACTATTTTTTGATTATACAAATAGCATTATAACATATATTGCTATAATATAAAAATAATATGCATTAGAAAAATGATAAAAATAGCTTTGTTATCGCTTTATTTTTGTATTATTATACATTTAATTATATTGATTTATGTTATATATTTAACATGGTGAATAATAGGGTCAGTTTATATTATTTGGAAATAATTATTTTGATTTGACTTTTTTTGACTTTTGTTTTATTATATATTTCAGTAGACAAAGAAAAATACAGAAAAAATTTTTAAGAGGTTATTAATATGATTAAACCATTATTTGATAATGTATTATTAAAAAAAGTAGAGGAAGAAAAAGCAACAACTAGTGGAATAGTTTTAGCTTCAAAAGAAGAAACTTCAAATATTGCGATTGTAGTTGCTTTAGGAGATAGTTGTTTATTATCAAAAGATAATGACGGAGAACTTTCTGAAGGAAGTAAAGTAGTATTTTCAGATAATTATAAAAAAGTTAATTTTAAAAATGAAGAATACTATTTAGTAAACGAAGAAGAAGTTCTAGCTGTTATTGAAGATTAGGAGGAAACATGGTTAAAGAATTAAAATTTTCAGAAGATGCTCGCCAATCGATGAAAGTTGGTGTGGATAAATTAGCAAATGCTGTCAAAATTACATTAGGACCAAAAGGAAGAAATGTGGTTTTAGATAGAAAATTTGGTTCGCCACTAATTACTAATGACGGGGTATCAATTGCCAAGGAAATAGAATTAGAAGATCCATATGAAAATATGGGGGCTAAGTTAGTAGCTGAAGTTGCTAATAAAACAAATGAAATCGCAGGTGATGGAACTACGACTGCAACAATTCTTGCACAGGCTATGATAACTGAAGGGCTAAAAAACGTCACTAGTGGAGCTAATCCTATCGGTATAAGAAAAGGTATGGAAAGAGCGGTGAAAGTTGCTGTTGAGCGCCTTCGTGAAATTAGCGTAACGGTAGATTCTAAAGATAAAATAGCTCAAGTAGGTGCTATTTCTGCAGCTGATGAAGAAATCGGAAAATTCATATCTGAAGCTATGGATAAAGTTGGTAATGATGGTGTTATAACAATTGAAGAATCACAAGCGCTTGATACAACTTTAGAAGTAGTAGAAGGAATGCAATTTGATAGAGGATATCTATCTCCATACATGGTAAGTGATACAGAGAAAATGATTGCTGATTTAGATAACCCTTATGTTCTGGTTACTGATAAAAAAATCAGTGCTGTTCAAGAAATCTTACCAGTATTAGAAGAAGTAGTTGCAGCAGCTAAACCTTTATTAATTATTGCAGATGATGTTGAACAGGAAGCTGTTGCGACACTTGTTGTAAATAAATTACGTGGTACATTTAATGTTGTAGCTGTA is part of the Gemella haemolysans ATCC 10379 genome and encodes:
- the groL gene encoding chaperonin GroEL (60 kDa chaperone family; promotes refolding of misfolded polypeptides especially under stressful conditions; forms two stacked rings of heptamers to form a barrel-shaped 14mer; ends can be capped by GroES; misfolded proteins enter the barrel where they are refolded when GroES binds), with amino-acid sequence MVKELKFSEDARQSMKVGVDKLANAVKITLGPKGRNVVLDRKFGSPLITNDGVSIAKEIELEDPYENMGAKLVAEVANKTNEIAGDGTTTATILAQAMITEGLKNVTSGANPIGIRKGMERAVKVAVERLREISVTVDSKDKIAQVGAISAADEEIGKFISEAMDKVGNDGVITIEESQALDTTLEVVEGMQFDRGYLSPYMVSDTEKMIADLDNPYVLVTDKKISAVQEILPVLEEVVAAAKPLLIIADDVEQEAVATLVVNKLRGTFNVVAVKAPGFGERRKAILEDIAILTGGTLITDDLGLELKDANITMLGKAAKVNVTKDNTVIVGGKGDKEKIESRTQQIKALYAESSSEFDREKLQERLAKLSGGVAVIKVGAATETELKERKLRIEDALNSTRAAVEEGIVPGGGTALVQVISEVEKLEATGDEQTGINIIKKALEAPVRQIAENAGLESSVIVAKLKEVEVGYGFNAATEEWVDMIKAGIVDPTKVTRSALQNAASVSSLFLSTEAVVADVDKGEPMQPQMPMM
- a CDS encoding co-chaperone GroES; this translates as MIKPLFDNVLLKKVEEEKATTSGIVLASKEETSNIAIVVALGDSCLLSKDNDGELSEGSKVVFSDNYKKVNFKNEEYYLVNEEEVLAVIED